The following proteins are encoded in a genomic region of Diabrotica virgifera virgifera chromosome 1, PGI_DIABVI_V3a:
- the LOC126891511 gene encoding uncharacterized protein PF3D7_1120000-like, translating into MKRSRNEHNSSQEEQEFLRESKLVARSPQHKEKVKQPEPSMDEIKQMLRDLKKDLHEDMAQIKREIQNDIREMREDIKDTKKELQKNREEMKSMAKEITQMKEEWTREKEELHNKIKEVEDKMERMEKQKIRNDLTITGLPTNTDNEDTLEEALEKMFQTELLLKTKIRRAQKIGQDRCIVEMVEWNDKIKILQGKAKLKGKDIFIDSELTRNEQKIQKKIRDIAREEKKKGAIVKVGYQKLEVNGKKMKWDHRSQKLTEANKLKN; encoded by the coding sequence ATGAAGAGGAGTAGGAACGAGCATAACTCGTCACAAGAAGAGCAGGAATTTCTCAGAGAAAGCAAATTAGTAGCCAGATCACCTCAACATAAAGAAAAGGTAAAACAGCCAGAACCCAGCATGGATGAAATCAAACAAATGCTGCGCGATCTTAAAAAAGACTTACATGAGGATATGGCACAAATAAAGAGAGAAATTCAAAATGACATCAGGGAAATGAGAGAGGACATAAAGGACACCAAAAAAGAGCTGCAGAAGAACCGAGAGGAAATGAAAAGCATGGCGAAGGAAATCACCCAAATGAAGGAAGAATGGACGAGAGAAAAAGAAGAACTACATAACAAAATAAAGGAAGTGGAGGACAAGATGGAAAGGatggaaaaacaaaaaattcgaAACGACTTAACAATAACTGGACTTCCAACGAATACCGATAATGAAGATACACTCGAAGAAGCTTTGGAAAAAATGTTTCAGACAGAACTCCTTTTGAAAACAAAGATACGTAGAGCGCAGAAGATAGGACAAGATAGATGCATAGTCGAAATGGTAGAATGGAATGACAAAATAAAGATACTCCAAGGAAAAGCAAAGCTAAAGGGAAAAGACATTTTCATAGACTCGGAACTTacaagaaatgaacaaaaaatcCAGAAAAAAATAAGAGATATAGCcagagaagaaaagaaaaaaggtGCTATCGTAAAAGTGGGTTATCAGAAATTAGAAGTGAACGGGAAGAAAATGAAGTGGGATCATAGGTCCCAGAAACTCACAGAGGCAAACAAGTTAAAAAACTAA